Proteins found in one Methanomicrobia archaeon genomic segment:
- a CDS encoding ArsR family transcriptional regulator, with amino-acid sequence MMKMDDTLVKEAHVLLHPIRYRIVELLSENPLHINAISKAMGAERRLVSYHLDTLEEHEFLTSKYEISEQPKSKGKAIRIYKTTDKVKAVIDEIKKTL; translated from the coding sequence ATGATGAAAATGGACGACACATTAGTGAAAGAAGCGCATGTGCTCTTACATCCCATACGGTACAGGATTGTAGAGCTACTCTCCGAGAACCCGTTGCACATCAACGCGATAAGCAAAGCGATGGGCGCAGAGCGACGGCTCGTCTCCTACCACCTCGATACGCTCGAGGAGCACGAATTCCTGACGAGCAAGTACGAGATCTCTGAGCAGCCGAAGTCGAAGGGAAAAGCGATTCGGATCTACAAGACGACTGACAAGGTCAAGGCGGTTATCGACGAGATTAAGAAGACGCTCTGA
- a CDS encoding adenylyl-sulfate kinase — protein MTWAVWLTGLPGSGKTAVAQRTRSLLEARGISRVQVLELDEIRKFITPKPTYSEDEREIVYAALVYMAKLLVDSGTPVIIDATANRRRYRDRARAVIPKFAEVYLTCPLELCKARERARKAEHAPPGIYQKAESEAATVPGVNVPYEAPLQPAVVVDCERMSVGESAEKVAAFIIGRFISK, from the coding sequence ATGACCTGGGCTGTGTGGTTAACGGGCCTTCCTGGTAGCGGCAAGACGGCCGTTGCGCAGCGAACACGAAGCTTGTTGGAGGCGCGCGGCATCAGCAGGGTACAGGTGCTCGAGCTCGACGAGATCAGGAAGTTCATCACGCCGAAACCGACGTATTCGGAGGACGAGCGCGAGATCGTTTATGCAGCACTGGTCTATATGGCGAAGCTCCTTGTGGACTCGGGCACGCCGGTGATCATTGATGCGACGGCGAATCGCAGACGATATCGCGACCGTGCACGGGCGGTCATCCCGAAGTTCGCGGAGGTGTACCTTACCTGCCCGCTGGAGCTCTGCAAGGCACGAGAACGGGCGAGGAAAGCGGAACATGCGCCTCCGGGTATTTACCAGAAGGCTGAGTCGGAAGCAGCGACGGTGCCTGGCGTGAACGTGCCGTATGAGGCGCCGCTGCAGCCCGCGGTGGTCGTGGACTGCGAGCGCATGAGCGTTGGTGAGAGCGCGGAGAAGGTAGCGGCGTTTATCATCGGGCGATTTATCTCGAAATGA